A genomic stretch from Xiphophorus maculatus strain JP 163 A chromosome 14, X_maculatus-5.0-male, whole genome shotgun sequence includes:
- the mpdu1 gene encoding mannose-P-dolichol utilization defect 1 protein has translation MAGTSDYPRGESFMDPFRGILVAYFMPENCYDKFFLDFDFLDVPCLKIVLSKALGIAIILGSVLVKLPQIIKLMRAKSAEGLSFNSVLLELLAITGTMAYSMSNKFPFSAWGEALFLMLQTVTIGFLIQHYGRRTGLGLLFLVVYFLLLGVLLSPVTPMSVVTSMQAFNMPAIIIGRLIQAATNFRNGHTGQLSAISVFLLFAGSLARIFTSLQETGDSLMALTYVISSTCNGIITLQVFYYWNSKPEHKKKKNKKNKRE, from the exons ATGGCAGGCACGTCAGATTATCCGAGAGGGGAATCATTTATGGATCCTTTTAGGGGAATATTAGTGGCATATTTTATGccagaaaattgctatgataaGTTCTTTCTGGATTTCGACTTTCTGGACG TACCATGTCTGAAGATTGTACTGAGCAAAGCCCTGGGGATCGCCATCATCCTGGGATCAGTGCTGG TGAAATTACCTCAGATCATAAAACTGATGAGAGCAAAGAGTGCAGAGGGGCTGAGCTTCAACTCTGTGCTCCTGGAGCTGCTGGCCATCACTGGAACAATGGCCTACAGCATGTCCAACAAGTTCCCCTTCAG TGCCTGGGGTGAGGCTCTGTTCCTCATGCTGCAGACGGTCACCATCGGTTTCCTCATCCAGCATTATGGAAGGAGAACCGGCTTAG GTCTCTTGTTTCTGGTGGTATATTTCCTCCTGCTGGGCGTCCTTCTGTCTCCAGTCACTCCCATGTCGGTGGTCACCAGCATGCAGGCCTTCAACATGCCGGCCATCATCATCGGCAGG CTGATCCAGGCTGCAACCAACTTCCGTAACGGACACACGGGCCAGCTGTCTGCCATCTCCGTCTTCCTGCTGTTCGCCGGATCGCTCGCTCGGATCTTCACCTCCCTGCAG GAAACCGGGGATTCGCTGATGGCTCTGACGTATGTCATATCCTCTACATGCAACGGCATCATCACTCTGCAGGTCTTCTACTACTGGAACAGCAAACCTgaacacaagaagaagaagaacaagaagaatAAGAGGGAGTAA